Proteins encoded together in one Lysinibacter cavernae window:
- the ppk2 gene encoding polyphosphate kinase 2 has protein sequence MGENNEFQMATPDAIDVTPEIDELEELLNPDEDADGSDVWKVGYPYDTKITRKEYEKAKRKLQIEMLKLQAWAKESGNKVVIIFEGRDAAGKGGAIKRFTEHLNPRGARVVALEKPTERELGQWYFQRYVQHLPSAGEIVLMDRSWYNRAGVERVMGYCTPAEYHEFTRSAPEFERMLVQSGIHIIKLWFSVGKEEQRARFQARSSDPVKQWKLSPTDLASLDKWDAYTEAKEAMFFYTDTPVAPWTVVKSNDKKRARIEAMRWVLAQFDYPGKNAEVVGIPDPLVIGDPASVYDSGETPNATFPVVNAKN, from the coding sequence ATGGGCGAAAATAACGAATTCCAAATGGCCACCCCCGACGCTATTGATGTGACTCCAGAGATCGACGAACTCGAAGAGCTGCTGAACCCAGATGAGGACGCGGACGGCAGCGATGTGTGGAAGGTCGGCTACCCGTACGACACCAAAATCACGCGCAAGGAATACGAAAAAGCCAAGCGCAAATTACAGATTGAGATGCTCAAGCTGCAGGCCTGGGCCAAGGAGTCCGGCAACAAAGTAGTCATCATTTTCGAGGGCCGCGATGCGGCGGGCAAGGGAGGCGCCATCAAGCGTTTCACCGAGCATCTCAACCCTCGTGGAGCCCGTGTTGTTGCACTCGAAAAGCCAACGGAGCGAGAGCTTGGCCAGTGGTACTTCCAACGCTACGTGCAGCACCTGCCGTCAGCGGGCGAAATCGTACTCATGGACCGCTCCTGGTACAACCGCGCCGGCGTTGAGCGCGTCATGGGTTACTGCACGCCAGCCGAATACCACGAGTTCACGCGGTCCGCACCCGAATTTGAGCGCATGCTCGTGCAGTCGGGCATCCACATTATCAAGCTGTGGTTCTCGGTTGGCAAAGAGGAGCAGCGCGCACGCTTCCAGGCACGAAGCTCAGACCCCGTGAAACAGTGGAAGCTCTCACCAACCGACCTCGCGAGCCTCGACAAGTGGGATGCCTACACCGAGGCAAAGGAGGCCATGTTCTTCTACACGGACACGCCGGTTGCCCCGTGGACCGTTGTAAAGTCGAACGACAAAAAGCGCGCTCGCATCGAGGCCATGCGCTGGGTGCTTGCCCAGTTTGACTACCCTGGCAAGAATGCCGAGGTTGTTGGCATCCCCGATCCGCTGGTGATTGGTGACCCGGCATCCGTCTACGACTCGGGTGAAACGCCGAACGCCACGTTCCCCGTCGTCAACGCAAAGAACTAA
- a CDS encoding MFS transporter, with protein sequence MGPYRFLFGSMGWPFVVIGFLGRLPVAMIVVGVLTMVTAVRGSLAEAGIASAAVGLAAGIGGPLVGAAADRWGQRWVLTVVAIINSAALLAMVVAVNSPVPIGVVMIFSALTGLASPQLAPMARARWIGMLSRHSDATPVHTNSAMAYESTAEEVTFILGPVVVGLLASLISPVAPIIGAVVITLVFVVAFAWHDSAKHAVARSSSDAAPAPLRELLRGRLLVPLAGMLTIGYMFGTILTSLTGFMDSIGLETSTGLVYGAMSVTSAVTSLLAGLLPGRFALRWRWLLAVAVALVASFAFPAVSSIPGAIVVLLFLGLGIGPAMVTIFSIAAAVAPSGRLTTVMTLFGSSIIVGQSLGTATISQLVTAHGYQAGFFGITATVGVLCALAAVNVVLARPGRASRV encoded by the coding sequence TTGGGTCCGTATCGTTTTCTGTTTGGGTCGATGGGTTGGCCGTTTGTTGTCATCGGATTTTTGGGGCGTCTCCCCGTCGCAATGATTGTGGTTGGTGTGCTCACCATGGTCACGGCCGTTCGTGGGTCACTCGCCGAAGCAGGCATCGCCTCTGCCGCGGTCGGGCTAGCCGCTGGTATTGGCGGTCCGCTCGTTGGTGCTGCCGCCGACCGATGGGGTCAACGCTGGGTGCTGACGGTGGTGGCCATCATCAACTCGGCTGCCCTGCTCGCTATGGTCGTTGCGGTGAATTCGCCGGTGCCCATCGGCGTGGTCATGATCTTCTCCGCGCTCACCGGCCTCGCGAGCCCCCAGCTCGCTCCGATGGCGCGGGCACGGTGGATCGGGATGCTGTCGCGGCATAGCGACGCGACTCCTGTGCACACCAACTCGGCCATGGCCTATGAGTCAACGGCAGAGGAAGTGACCTTCATTCTTGGCCCCGTTGTGGTTGGGCTCTTGGCCTCGCTGATTTCTCCGGTTGCTCCCATTATTGGTGCCGTCGTGATCACGCTGGTCTTTGTTGTTGCGTTCGCCTGGCACGATTCGGCAAAGCACGCCGTCGCGCGGTCGAGCTCAGATGCCGCCCCTGCGCCGCTCCGTGAACTGTTGCGAGGGCGCCTGCTTGTGCCGTTGGCCGGGATGCTCACGATCGGCTACATGTTTGGCACGATTCTGACCTCGCTGACGGGCTTCATGGATTCCATTGGTCTCGAGACCAGCACGGGCCTTGTCTACGGCGCGATGTCGGTTACCTCTGCGGTGACGAGCTTGCTTGCAGGATTACTGCCCGGCAGGTTTGCGCTTCGGTGGCGATGGCTGCTGGCCGTTGCGGTCGCGCTTGTGGCATCATTTGCGTTCCCAGCGGTGTCGAGCATCCCAGGGGCAATCGTTGTACTCCTGTTCCTCGGACTCGGCATCGGCCCCGCCATGGTAACGATCTTCAGCATTGCCGCCGCTGTTGCCCCCTCCGGCCGGCTCACAACCGTGATGACCCTGTTTGGGAGCAGCATCATCGTTGGCCAGTCCCTCGGAACGGCGACCATCTCGCAGCTGGTCACAGCGCACGGGTACCAGGCCGGGTTTTTTGGGATTACGGCTACCGTCGGCGTCCTGTGCGCGCTCGCGGCAGTAAACGTTGTACTGGCCCGCCCAGGACGGGCCAGTCGCGTTTAG
- a CDS encoding diguanylate cyclase, which translates to MHSLGRVEQGNLTGERERLFDEAPVGLVSTDLDGMVIEVNAPFLRALGLTSATVIGANVLDLMAAGSGIYYETTFLPELLSSGHVRGALLSLNRTDDRPLTLIVNARIDRSGDEPRLHYALVSAIERLRTEQEIRRERQAAEILANRYRVLEHASTGFANASSVRDVAAALEEAGTMLTDAASLEVYVVVPGSGDAPDVLRRATQDGLTRDIHLDEARTEVDAVRTGASIILANRAEIEARYPERAAAPDGLRTETICAIPLIRDGVPIGVIRCAFDRERALDGFVSLLEALASQAAQTLERLTLQARIEHRANHDALTGLANRYTAERELESLFKAQQRGAGGIAILFIDLDGFKHVNDTLGHFIGDTVLVEVGRRIREAVRSTDIVCRLGGDEFLVICENVEDGEAVALAERVRAAVEQHFEGVSETCPLSASVGVVLVPPVDVGCALTSRETIEAADRAMYSAKRAGKNSVSVITLSREAHE; encoded by the coding sequence ATGCATAGCCTCGGTCGCGTAGAGCAAGGCAACCTGACGGGGGAGCGCGAGCGGCTGTTCGACGAAGCCCCCGTTGGGCTCGTCTCGACTGATCTTGACGGTATGGTCATCGAGGTCAACGCCCCATTCCTCCGGGCGCTTGGGCTGACCTCTGCAACCGTGATCGGTGCAAATGTGCTCGATCTGATGGCAGCGGGATCTGGCATTTACTACGAGACCACGTTCCTCCCTGAGCTCTTGTCATCGGGACATGTGCGCGGGGCGCTGCTGTCGCTCAATAGAACGGATGACCGGCCGCTCACCCTGATCGTCAACGCACGCATTGACCGTTCTGGTGACGAACCGCGATTGCATTACGCTCTTGTGTCGGCCATCGAGCGGCTCCGCACCGAGCAGGAGATCCGCCGCGAGCGCCAGGCCGCCGAAATTTTGGCTAATCGTTATCGGGTGCTTGAGCACGCCTCGACCGGCTTCGCAAACGCAAGTTCTGTTCGGGATGTTGCCGCCGCCCTCGAGGAAGCCGGCACGATGCTGACCGACGCGGCCAGCCTCGAAGTGTATGTGGTCGTTCCCGGCAGCGGGGATGCCCCCGATGTGCTGCGGCGGGCCACGCAGGATGGCCTTACCCGCGACATCCACTTAGACGAGGCAAGAACGGAGGTCGATGCTGTACGAACCGGTGCCAGCATCATCCTCGCCAACCGCGCAGAGATTGAGGCGCGCTATCCTGAGCGGGCTGCGGCTCCTGACGGGTTGCGCACCGAGACGATCTGCGCGATTCCGCTCATTCGAGACGGTGTTCCGATTGGCGTCATCCGGTGCGCCTTTGACCGCGAGCGCGCCCTTGACGGATTTGTTTCGCTGCTTGAGGCCCTCGCGAGTCAGGCCGCTCAGACGCTTGAGCGACTCACTCTTCAGGCCCGCATTGAGCATCGCGCGAATCACGATGCGCTCACCGGGCTCGCAAACCGATACACGGCGGAGCGTGAGCTTGAGTCACTCTTCAAGGCCCAACAGCGTGGGGCCGGCGGTATCGCGATTCTGTTCATTGACCTTGACGGTTTCAAACATGTGAATGACACCCTCGGCCACTTCATCGGAGATACGGTGCTTGTTGAGGTCGGCAGGCGCATCCGTGAGGCGGTCCGCTCCACGGATATCGTGTGCAGGCTTGGTGGGGACGAGTTTTTGGTCATCTGTGAAAACGTAGAAGACGGCGAAGCAGTCGCCCTCGCAGAGCGGGTGCGGGCCGCGGTTGAGCAACACTTTGAGGGTGTTTCCGAGACCTGTCCGCTTTCCGCGAGCGTCGGTGTTGTGCTTGTCCCGCCGGTTGATGTTGGCTGCGCGCTGACTTCGCGAGAAACGATTGAAGCAGCCGATCGGGCGATGTACAGCGCAAAGCGTGCAGGAAAGAACTCGGTGAGTGTCATTACCCTGTCGAGGGAAGCTCACGAATAG
- a CDS encoding alpha/beta fold hydrolase: MTHTADRIIQRNAVQVLGDREKPVLMFGHGYGCGQTMWHRVIQPFLETHCVVLFDYVGSGRSDLSAYDRSRYDSLHGYATDVVEVIDSLGLSGITFVGHSVSGMIGALAAIERPDAFAQLVLVGASPRYVDDPTEYAGGFSREDVDQLLDAIDSNYLGWAESMAPALMGTPDRPELADELHSHFAGTNVDVAKQFARVTFLSDMRRYLPLVTTPTLIVQSPNDFIAPLPVGEYLRDHLAGSELKVLEFNGHYAHVSSPDELVSCIASVA, encoded by the coding sequence ATGACGCACACTGCTGATCGCATTATTCAACGCAACGCCGTCCAGGTGCTCGGAGATCGAGAGAAGCCGGTGCTCATGTTTGGGCACGGCTACGGATGCGGACAGACCATGTGGCACCGCGTTATCCAGCCGTTTCTTGAGACCCACTGCGTTGTGCTTTTTGACTACGTCGGGTCTGGCCGGTCTGACCTCAGCGCATATGACCGTTCGCGCTACGATTCCCTTCACGGGTACGCGACCGATGTTGTCGAGGTGATCGATTCCCTTGGGCTGAGCGGCATCACGTTTGTTGGTCATTCGGTGAGCGGCATGATCGGTGCCCTCGCGGCTATCGAGCGGCCAGACGCGTTCGCCCAGCTTGTACTGGTTGGTGCCTCGCCTCGCTACGTTGATGACCCGACGGAGTATGCAGGGGGATTCAGCCGCGAAGACGTCGATCAGCTGCTTGATGCGATTGATTCTAACTACCTTGGCTGGGCCGAGTCCATGGCGCCAGCCCTCATGGGAACACCGGATCGACCGGAGCTTGCCGACGAACTGCATTCCCATTTTGCCGGCACCAATGTTGATGTTGCGAAGCAGTTTGCGCGGGTCACGTTCTTGTCAGATATGCGACGATATCTCCCGCTCGTCACAACTCCGACGTTGATCGTGCAATCACCAAACGACTTCATCGCCCCGCTTCCGGTTGGCGAATACTTGCGGGATCACCTCGCGGGTAGCGAGCTGAAAGTTCTTGAGTTCAACGGCCACTATGCTCACGTGTCGAGCCCAGATGAGCTTGTGTCATGCATAGCCTCGGTCGCGTAG
- a CDS encoding sigma-70 family RNA polymerase sigma factor, producing the protein MKNSESEPTGPMEARSDTELVIAYRLGDESAATALFERHYTDVLNSAGNVARNRLHAEEFASEAFTKVLEAIRRGKGPTEHFRGYLRQALRNIAIDYYQDSSNYITVDDFSEVQEETTPDSSALFEAGDSEVVSAFRNLPERYRQILYLGLVEGRSGKEIAEFFDLNEGAVRVLMHRAKDGLRLEYLEQVARVATFGACAGRCKDLAKRAVHKLSAKREAVLVQHLAGCVNCRAADENLEMLVERFNSKHVGGVLAGVAGAVVLPSFTKLGGGSAAAALFTFSKTVAAAPLMFGAVAATVVVVVGGTVVAGATTAQRNDVIEVPSGTGTCKVTLEATHESNEAGRFLARNSGNQACTVGYSLNGRVLVDEADVRTDYLFVATQPGTYSVTINVGERSETHEFAL; encoded by the coding sequence GTGAAAAACTCTGAATCAGAACCGACCGGACCGATGGAAGCTCGGAGCGATACCGAGCTTGTTATTGCGTACCGGCTTGGTGACGAGTCAGCAGCCACTGCGCTGTTTGAACGGCATTACACCGACGTGCTCAACTCCGCGGGTAACGTTGCGCGGAACAGGCTGCACGCTGAAGAATTTGCCAGCGAGGCATTCACAAAAGTGCTGGAGGCAATCCGCCGAGGCAAAGGACCGACCGAGCACTTCAGGGGATACCTGAGGCAAGCGCTGCGTAATATCGCCATCGATTATTATCAGGATTCGTCGAACTACATCACCGTTGACGACTTCTCTGAGGTGCAGGAAGAGACGACCCCCGACAGCTCCGCGCTCTTTGAAGCCGGTGATAGCGAAGTTGTCTCCGCGTTTCGCAACCTTCCAGAACGCTATCGGCAAATTCTGTATCTTGGTCTTGTCGAGGGGCGCTCCGGCAAAGAGATCGCAGAGTTTTTTGACCTCAACGAGGGAGCCGTCCGGGTGCTTATGCACCGAGCGAAGGATGGCCTCCGGCTTGAGTATCTCGAGCAGGTTGCCAGGGTCGCCACATTTGGTGCCTGTGCCGGGCGTTGTAAAGACCTAGCGAAGCGCGCTGTGCATAAGTTGTCGGCCAAACGCGAGGCGGTGCTTGTCCAGCACTTAGCCGGGTGCGTCAACTGCAGGGCCGCCGACGAAAACCTGGAGATGCTCGTGGAGCGGTTCAACTCCAAGCATGTTGGCGGGGTCCTTGCCGGAGTCGCAGGCGCTGTGGTGTTGCCATCCTTTACCAAGCTTGGCGGGGGCAGCGCGGCAGCAGCGCTCTTTACGTTTTCGAAGACAGTTGCTGCCGCGCCGCTCATGTTCGGAGCGGTCGCGGCAACCGTGGTTGTGGTTGTCGGGGGAACCGTTGTCGCCGGCGCAACAACCGCCCAGCGGAATGATGTTATTGAGGTTCCGAGTGGCACTGGCACGTGCAAGGTTACGCTTGAGGCCACTCACGAGTCGAACGAAGCTGGCCGGTTCCTTGCGCGCAACAGCGGCAACCAGGCCTGCACAGTGGGATATTCGTTGAACGGCCGGGTGCTCGTTGACGAAGCCGATGTGCGTACTGACTACCTCTTTGTTGCGACGCAGCCGGGCACCTACTCGGTCACGATTAACGTAGGAGAACGTTCAGAGACCCACGAGTTTGCTCTCTAG